The Candidatus Palauibacter australiensis region CATCTCACGCGGCGAGACCCCCGTCGCGGTCGGCGACTACAGCGACCGCCCCGGCGATGCCACACACATCCTGAGCGCCTTCGAGGCGGCCGGCATCGGCAGGGTGCTCTACGGCACGATCACCTCCCCCGCCACCCTCGACGCCCTCGCGGCGGCCGACGCCCGGCCCGGCGACCCGTTCGATCAGGAGATCGGCGGCTTCACCCCCTCCGGCGGCTCCCCCCATCGCGTCACCGGCACGCTGGAGTACTTCGGGGAAGGCTTCGGCTACGACCGCATCGCCGCCATCTCCTTCGGCGACGGCAATGTCGTCTTCCTCACCCCCGCCTACGAACAGGTCCTCTACCCGGACGAATTCCGCTTCGGGACCATCGACCCGGCCGACTACGATGTCTTCGTCGTCAAGTCACGGATCCACTTCCGCCGCGGCTTCGACGAAACCGGCTACGCGCCCACCGTTCTGGTTGTGGAGGCGCCCGGGCCTTTCGTGGGCACCGTCTTCCTCGACGCGCTGCCCTACGAGCATGTGGACCTCAGCGGCCTCTACCCGTTCGGAGTGCCCGAGAACCGGCGGTGAGGAACTATGCCGGCTCGTTCCCCGGCTTCCACTTGATGTTGCACCCGATGCTCGCGGTCTGCGCGGCCAGCGGCGCTCGCCCCTCCAGCAGGGCGTCCGCCGCCGCGCGCAGATCCTCGCCGGTCACCCGGACCCCGCTGTTCGGGCGGGAGCCATCGAACTGGCCCCTGTACACCAGCCTGCCGTCGCCATCGTACAGAAAGAAGTCGGGCGTGCAGGCCGCGCCGTACGCCTTCGCCACCTCCTGCGACTCGTTGAAGAGGTACGGGAAGGTGTACCCCACCTGCTCGACCTCCTCCGCCATGCGCTCCGGCGAGTCCGCCGGATGGGTGGCCACGTCGTTGGCATTGATCCCGACCACGCCCAGCCCGCGAGCCTGGTAGTCGCGCGCGAACTCGGCCAGCCCGTGGCGCAGGTGTATCACGTACGGGCAGTGGTTGCAGATGAAGGCGACGAGCAGCCCGCCCTCCCCGACCACATCGGACAGCGCCCATTCCCGACCGGACGGATCGGGCAGGCGAAAGTCCGGCGCCGGCGTTCCCAGCTCCACCATGGTCGAAGGCGTGAGCACCATTAGGTCATCCCCATCCGCAGAGGTTGAACGTATCCAGTTCGACGATCTCGAAGAGCCGCGTCCCGCTCGGCATGCACGAAGCTATGCGAAGGGGCGGGGGCCGGCAGCCCGGCCGGCGCCTCACCGAACGCGCCTCTGGAAGCAGTGCCGCCCCGCGCCGTGCGCCCACACGTCCCGAAACGCGACGTGCGCGGCCACCGGATCGTCGAGGCGGGCCGCAATGGGCGAGCCCGGGCCGTGGCAGCCCTGACAGCTCCTCTGAACGATCGAAGAGCTTCCCGTTGCCCCCCCGGAATCCGTCGCGAAGGTGGCGCACACCTCGTAGCGGCCGTCGTCGAGCGCCCGGTACTCGTACAGCTCCGAGCGGGTGGGGTCGCGGGTGCTGATGTTCAGGCCGGGCTCGGCCGCCAGGTCGTCCAGCGAGGCCGGAAGCCGCCCGTGTCGCGTCCAGTAGAGATCGGCAGCCGCCGTGATTTCGTGCAGGTCGGCGAGTCGCCGGTCGTCGATCCGGCGCTCGCGCTCCTCGGCGGGAGATCCCAGAAAACCGATTCCGAGCGCCACCGCCGCGGCCACGGCGGCTCCCGAGACGCCCAGCACGATGGATCGCGTCGAGCGCTTCATGCCGCCGCCTCCTCCCTGCGCACGTCGCGGAGGAAGTACCCGAACAGCGAGCCGGTGATCGTGCCGACCGTGAGGACCTTCAGGGCGAACCGGACCGTGAGTTCGCCGCCAAGAAGGTTGTAGACGATGCTCGTGACGACGCCGATGAGCGTGGCCGCGCCCACGAAGAGGGACAGGTACGTCAGCGATTGCCGAACGCGCGACAGCCGCCGGCCCGGGTCCTTCCGGACCGCGCGATCGTTCGTCCAGAAGACGAAGGCGAAGACGGGAAACGTCGCGACGAGGAAGGAGATCGACCACCGGATCTCTTCCCGCGCCATCTCGAGTGCGGCCGCGGGGGCCAGGGAAGGATCGGGAAACGCCTGGTGGATGAACGCGAACAGGAGGCTCCCGAAGCTGATCGCGCTCCCGTACAGCGTGCCGAAGAGAACGAGGTAGACGAAGGCCTCGCGAGCGGACAGGTACGGGGCGGGACGCGGGACGGGAATCGGAAACGCGACATCGGCGAAACCGTCCAGGGCGCGTCGGACCTGGTCCCGCGGCCAGCCCGCCTCGAGAAGCACCCCCTTGAGTTGCTCACGGGGCAGGCTTCGCTCCAGGCCCGCCTTCAGGAATCCGGTAATCTCCTCGTTGCCGGCCATCTTCCCTTCCCTCCTTCGAGTGGTCGATCCGAGCTTGTTGACGCCGTCAACTTAGTGGGCCACGTTGACGATGTCAACATTGCTGATCAACCCGAGACGGATACCTTGGCCGCATGACCCGGGAAAGCACCGCGTATCATCACGGAGACCTGCGGGCGGCACTGCTCGCCGAAGCCGCCGCGATGATCGACGAGGGAGGGACCTCAAGCGTGACGATGCGCGAGATCGGCCGGCGCCTCGGCGTATCGCGGTCCGCCGCCTATCGCCACTTCGAGGACAAGTCCGCGCTCCTGGTCGCGGTCGCCGCCGCCGGTTTCGACCGTCTCCGAGACCGCCTGGAGGCGGTGGGCGCGGGAGCCCCGGACGCGGGGATCGAGCACCTTCCGGAGGTCGGCCGGGTGTACGTGCGGTTCGCGCTCGAAAACCCGGGGCACTACCGCCTGATGTACGGAAAGGAAGCGATCACCCGCGAGGACCACCCCGAACTCCGCGAGACCGCGAACGCCCTGTTCGACGAGCTCGTCCGCATCGTCCAGTCATACCAGGAGAGCGGCACGATCAGGCGAGAGGACCCGCACCTCCAGGCCTACGTCGCATGGGGCGCCGTACACGGCCTCGCGTCACTCCTGATCGAGGGCCAGATCCTCACCGCCGTGGACGTCGACGCCCTGATCCGCCAAACCACCTCCACCCTCCTCGACGGAATGCGCGCCAACCGCTAGAGGCCGTACGCGTAGGCGTCCCACCGTGGACCTCCTTCCAGTCGGCCATGGTTGGTGCGCTACGGCTACGCGCTGCACTCGGAGCGGTCGCTGGATGATCTGCTCATGTACCGGGGGTTGGCTGGGGGGGCGGGCCGCGGTGCCTCACGATGGATCGACGAGGACGAAATCTATCGGACCCGAGCTTTCATGTGCCATCGGCCGGCACCCGTCGCAATCGGCGGTCGGGATGCGTTGTACAGGAGTCCCCGGCGCGCCGCGTGCCGCGGGGTCGACGGACGCGATTCCGTGTTCCGGCCGGTTCAGGCAACCAAGGAGGCGTGTAGCGATGAGGACCCGTTCTGCCCTGCTGGGCCTCTTGACGTTGGTCGTGTGCGGGTGCGCGAGCATTCCGAGCGAGGCGCCGGAGCTGTCGCAGACCCTCGGTCAACGGATCAAGGCGCTGGAGAACGCCAACATCACGCTCCTGGAGCGGTACTTCGACCTCAAGCGTCGGGATATCGACCGCTTTCTCGCCGAGAAATGGGTGCCGCGGTTCGCCCGGAACATCTTCGGCAACCCGCAGGTGGCCGCCGAGTGGCGTCGCATCGTCGAGGACGGGAGCGAGGCGGACCGCGTCCAGTTTCTGGTCGATGCCGGCCCCGCCCTTCAGGTGCAGATCAACGAGAAGCGTCTCGAACTCGTGGCGCCGCTCGACGCGCTGGAGCGTCAGGTCGGCCGGAGCATCAAGCGGGC contains the following coding sequences:
- a CDS encoding DUF5671 domain-containing protein, coding for MAGNEEITGFLKAGLERSLPREQLKGVLLEAGWPRDQVRRALDGFADVAFPIPVPRPAPYLSAREAFVYLVLFGTLYGSAISFGSLLFAFIHQAFPDPSLAPAAALEMAREEIRWSISFLVATFPVFAFVFWTNDRAVRKDPGRRLSRVRQSLTYLSLFVGAATLIGVVTSIVYNLLGGELTVRFALKVLTVGTITGSLFGYFLRDVRREEAAA
- a CDS encoding TetR/AcrR family transcriptional regulator; its protein translation is MTRESTAYHHGDLRAALLAEAAAMIDEGGTSSVTMREIGRRLGVSRSAAYRHFEDKSALLVAVAAAGFDRLRDRLEAVGAGAPDAGIEHLPEVGRVYVRFALENPGHYRLMYGKEAITREDHPELRETANALFDELVRIVQSYQESGTIRREDPHLQAYVAWGAVHGLASLLIEGQILTAVDVDALIRQTTSTLLDGMRANR
- a CDS encoding thioredoxin family protein, which gives rise to MVLTPSTMVELGTPAPDFRLPDPSGREWALSDVVGEGGLLVAFICNHCPYVIHLRHGLAEFARDYQARGLGVVGINANDVATHPADSPERMAEEVEQVGYTFPYLFNESQEVAKAYGAACTPDFFLYDGDGRLVYRGQFDGSRPNSGVRVTGEDLRAAADALLEGRAPLAAQTASIGCNIKWKPGNEPA